The genome window GCGAAAAGAACGTTCTTTATGaaatgtgaaggccaccgtagttctctgGCGCTCTTGGGAAAAGGAAGGGatgaaaatatttgaatatttgtcaTCTTAGGCTCTTTCTCTGATAAATCTATCACAAAGTTACAGATATCTCGTGGATTTGGTCTCCAAACAGCATCAAAGTCGTCACGGTGCAGTTTTCTTTGTAGTTACTGTACAGACAGATGTGCTGTCTTACCATTAGACGTGAGGAAGAACTCACTCAGGATTGTTCAATAAAGTTCATCAAgagcattaaataataataaaataataataaaaacctcaCGGTTGCTCTCTGAGAGCTTGCAGTCAAGTCAGAGAGTTTCCTGAACTCGGAGGACGTGCACCAGGAAGACAAGGCTTTAGATTCTAATTGGTCTGATTAGAGAGACTCCTGCGCCAGCACTTCTGATTAAGTGGAGTGATGGTGGTGATAAAGGCCGGCTGGCAGGCGGCGCTGGAGCATTAAGTGGCCATGAAATGAAGCAAAGTTCACTGCTGCAGCATGCGAGCGCGGTGCCGGGTGCAGGGATCCTGTCGCATGTTGGAGCCGCGCCGTGGGCGTGCGGTGAGATGTGACCGTAATCTGTCATCGTGTTCCGCGCCCATCGCCATTCGCAGCCTGACACGCGCTCAAGAGCGTGAACaaaggcggcggcggcggtttCCGCTTCAACACTCTCGCGTGTTTTCTGTCCCCCTCCTCAGCTGATGTTTACGCTGCCGGACTCACGATCATGCACAATtcaatatttgtatatatagtatagatTTTTCTTGGATATGTAACGAGCAGATTGGATTGtatccccccccacacacacacacacacctgagagacgCTCCAACACGTTaaaattcagtttaaaaacaataactgtGAGGGGAAGAAAACAGAAGACGTGGCTGTGATTCTGCAGGCGAGTGTCATAAGTGAgttaatgaaacacacacaacaacacgtCTCTTCCTCCACTTGTGCTGATGAATGGCTGGTTTTTTCATGCTTCTGTGCCAGTGAACAATAACTGGAGAACAACCTCCAGAGAATATCCTCAACTTtgacacaaacagtcacaggATGCTGTGGTTTGAAGGTTCGACCATGGTCTCACAAATCACGCGAGGCGAATCCTCCCGAAACCAATTGTCtatgttttggtctgttgctcCGCCCACTGCCAACCGCCCCAATAATGCAGCTCATACCCAGCCGGCGTGGACATGTGGGCCACAGAAGACGAGTAGGAATCTCGTCTTTGACTTTTGTTCAAAGATAATTGGACCAAACTCTGCGGCAGAATGGAGTTGGAAAAACCTCATCTCCCTcgtgtcctttctctccccccctttctgtctCCCACCTCTACCCTGtcccccttttttcctttcaccccaacctgtcttgaCATcttttgagtctggttctgtcagagtttTTTCTGCCCACTGATGCCTCtagtgtttctctgctctctataatgtCGCCCggtgtacagagccttgagataatgtatgttgtgattcagcactatacaaatgaaattaaattgaatgTTATCATTATCTAACTACactattatatgattattaagGGCGGtggtttttttccttcttcttcttctttacgtGGCGTGTGTTGTTGTTAGACGAGAGTAGCaaacataatatataaacataaatatcttTATCAATATCAAATATTCTAAttgtttgttcattgttgttattgtagcGTGTtagttgtttgtagtttagtgtttttGCCGTGCACATCGCTCCTCCGTCTGACGGTGGAACAGGTGTTGTTGGCGGTGGGAGATCAGGTTGGACACGGGAACATCAGCGATGCTTCCCGCATGAATAAAGTGGTTGTCGTGTTTCTGAAAGAAGAAAGCGATGTGGAGAGCGGCCTCGTACGTCAGGTACTACACCTGAATACGAGTAATAGGGGGAGTGGTTAGTGTAGCCTGGTTTCACTAATCGAGCTGCCACTTGTTACACCCTCCCAGTAGGGTTTACTGACCATCAGACTACCTGGGTACTAAGTTGGCACAAGCTTGaaacccacttgggacccatattatCGTGAACCCAGGGCTCACATGGGAGGCTGGCGGTGGGTGGAGCAACAGAACGTCTCTTTTCAGGTTTCTTATaggcagaaaaagaagagacaaTGGGAGTGGCCTTTTCTTCTTGAACTTGATTTCCAACAAGGTCAAAATCAAATGCCACCCTTTAATCGTAGGAAGGTTAAAGTTTAACCGGCAGACCTGGCGTCCTGTATCCAAGTACAAGTCCATCGTTCTGCTGCCGCAGAGTCCGCTCCAGTTATCCCAGAACACAAGTCAAAGCAGAGACTCAGAGTCAGTCCTTCTACTCAAACAATGTCCACTCGCCACGTgtgattcctcctcctcctcctcctcctcctcctcctctaataAAAACATGTGGACTCCTTCTTGCCTCCAGGttattaaaagtaaatgttatATTGACATTTCAATCACTCAGCCTTATTGCTTTTCCCGGAGACACTAAGAGCCAACGCTTGTCGCAGAGTGAGAATCTTCTTTGTGTTCTCGCAAAGCTCAGGCAGCCGGACCAGAGGTCACGACCAGAGGTCACGACCAGAGTTCATCAACGATTCACTCACGTAATGagttattttttacattaattCTCAGTATTCACACTGGAGGGTTCTCTGAGGGAGTTCAGACCAGAGTGCTATAAAATACAGCTGCAGGTCTAATATTGATAGCGTTGGTTGTTTTAGGTTCTGAGCCCGAGGCCGCGCTTTCACACTCGCTATGTTAACGCAGCAGAGCTAATCTGCCACGTCGGTCACTCGCACCCCCCGGCGTTTCGTCTGCTCACCTGCTGCGGAGCGAATGTGCAGCTCCTGCTGTGGTTTACGTGcagaaaaatcataaaatatacTTTTGAATTCTCTAAAATACTCAACCTCATGAGCCAGAATGGAGTCAGACTCAATTTAATCTGTGTTAATCCTCCTTTTTTAACCTGATTTTCACCGTAATCACGCCACATTCTGTGCTATCGGAACAATTCCAGTGGTTTCTGAaaactgagaagttgcacgtcagcgccaacgtgtggttattatggtcgtttcactcgcactgttgcaggaagtcagcgaatcagcgtctttgtcaccagagaggagagagttgtaaAAATGCCTGtgcataagtttccatttttttggcctgtttttggacatttgagacaaaaactcaaaaaaagttattttaaacatgttttacactgttcaaatttcaaatttaacaagcAAAATctagtgtttttaaaaaaacactattaagTGGAATGTTGCTGTCTGTCATTCCTGTCGTTTTTTGCCTCCTGAGTTATAAATGACAGCGTATGGGGACGTCATAGAAGTTACTTTTATTCGGGTATCGCAGGAACATAACAGATCACTTTTATTTGACAGTGACGTTGTGACGCTCTTAGTTTACCCTACGCTCATCTCAACGTCACACCAGGACTCTCAACCCTTTACAGGACACTCATTGAAAGACGTTTTTCCTTGTGCtacacatttcaaaatgatgcaAGAGAAGACCGAGCTCTATAAACGTACCTTTTACCTTCCGGAACTGCACCGAAGGCCTCGGCTAATCGATCAAGTTTTGCGATGACGCTTCCTGTGGCGTCGGTGGAAATCCACGTTTCTAGGATCTCGCAGTAAAGCGGTTTCAGATGTTCCTCAccagatatagttatatatagttACCAGATGTAGTTATATATAGTTACCAGATGTAGTTCTTTGTCTGGTAAAAAGGGCTGAGAATGGACTCACATGTTTGTTGCTTCTGCAcgtttttcacaataaaactcaaATGGAATCAGGGAACTGAAACACTGTGGTGCTTTTACTCTGAAACAGGATGTTCCGTGTTTGTGGTTCTGGTCGTCAGCGATGTGCAGAACCCTGAACTGTTCCTTTATGCAGCAGTGTTGGCAGTGGAtttctcatttcctctctccTGCCTCTGCTCGGTTTATCCAAGTGTTAGATGGTGGTTTAATTGGAAAAATGTCAtccttttttcttcccttttaccggtgagagtgtgtgtttatgaaactCTCAGCATCTCTGCCATCCTTAATAAACCTCCGCGTCCTCTTCGGTCTCTGCCCAGTGACAGTTTCCAAAGTGGTGACATTTATATCCAAATGGTAATTGATTCACAGGAGCCTGTTAGTATGCAGCTACAATTTAACAACTCCtctcttgggggggggggggggggatcaagCTCTGGAAAGGAGAGACaagattttgttttttgcagttttCTGGTCCTTACTCCAAAACCCGCCCTCGAGACGGCAGATCACATTttagggagggaaaaaaaagtaagtagAGCCGCAGGTTTGTTTTGCAGCTCTCGCTGTGCGACGCTGCCGAGGCTGGTATTGATTGCAACGCTGCTGCTGACAGAGTGGACACGGGCAGCACTCTCCACTCAGGCTGTGTTTACTGGTGCGTCTTACCTGCGACACTGAGGcatcgacaacaacaacaacaacagcagcagcagcagcagcaacatgagGAGAGACTGACAAGCAGCAgtaatcctcctcctcctcctcctcctccttctccccaGACACTGTCAGGCCGGCTGAGCAGGAATAATGGCAGCAGCTCACAGAGCGCCTGCGAGCCTCTGGAAAAAAGTGCGAGTTGTCACCGGCGATTAGCCGGCGAGCTCCGTCGCCACGAGCCGTTTCAATTATGACACAGTTAACGAGAACAAATGAAGCCGTGATTGGCCACATAGTGTCACCTCTGCTGGAAGTGCCAGCCTCACAGAGTGTGTCCTCGTCGTTTTCAACATCTGCTGACAGACGAGGGCAATCACTTCTTATGAAAGGAGAAAACATGCACTCAAGTCCTCCAATGTAATGACGAGCGATCGGCGAGAAGACATGGCCGACCACAGCCTGGGTGAACTCAACTGAATCTGCCACTGATTTGGTGACACATCCAGCGAGGACAACGTTTTTGTTCAACTTCAGAACCTCAAAAAAAGCTGCTGCAACTGAGCGCACCTCCACAAGGGAGCTAACATACTAGTTATGTGTACTAGTTCTAGTTTGCAGAGTTTTCATCACGAGCGCTCACCAGAAGATAAGAAGCGGGCTTGAGGAACACTCAGTCATGTCCACTGTGGTGATGTCCTAACCTGGCTGACACCAAACTGCACACAGACAAGATCCCAGACTGGGAACCAAAACCCAGCTcctccttgctgtgaggcaacaatgcttaCCACTATCCCACTGTGCCACCCAAAAAAAAACGGGAACCTAGCATCAGAGAAGTGCTCGGGGAGGTGTGAAACCAAACTCTGATGCTCATCAAAGAAGTAAACTCTGCTCCACCTAAAAACTTAAGTCTCGGTTCGCTTCAAGTTCAGGAcgtggactacaacgcagggcattgtgggtaaacactgTGAAATGTCTGAGCCCAGTGTTGCAGCGGATCTTTGTGTCGTATGTTCACGTTAAATGAGATGATTTGATGCGGCTCCATGTTCAGCTCTCATGTGGCAGAAACACatgttgtcctgcattaaccaacatgtttgtctttgtcttctccttcagaagttcttgatgcagcgccgccctCAGGCGGGGAGGGGAACACGTTATTCAGAAGGTTTGGATTGTCGAGTCTAGCGGAGACCAtgaggtgtgaaaacgacctcaGTTTGAACGGAAGAGCTTCAACCTCGTGCCTATCTGAAACATAAACGGTGTTAATTTAATCCTAATCTGAGAGGAAACACATGCCTCATGGAACATAATTGagagtgtctttttgtgtgttgtgtgggagcgtgatttcttttttttgtggtaaGGGGCCACGGAGCAGAGGTGAAAACCAGTTTAGCGCCACAATCTCCACTAAACAAGACAAATGTGGCATGTTCTGCCGTTTACACCCTGTAATCTGCTCTAATCTGCTCTCCCCGCTGGTCATTAGTGTTGCACAAGTGGTGATAATGTGTGAATCATCGGCTCAGTTTCCTCTGGCATCTTTTCTCTCATTACACTCCGTTTTTCTTCTGCAGCTCCACAAGGACGTGTGATTGTGATGACGGCTGCTTCGTTTTAAAGAAACACCACAGTACCTCgagtttgttttctgtgtactTCACTGTATTTCAATCCCTCgagttgcttttgttttttgtgtattttgtgtatgtgtgtgttatttctagagcacacgGTCAACTTatattttatatccttttttaaatccagcacaacctagacaatctgattaaaagaaaaaaacattataaaatataatattttcaccaactatatgaaacacacctgagccaaaactgaaaatgtttaaaatcagattgaatttgtgaaatttgtcttgtttttatgaacaaaaataaaagtctgttttgtgacttctgcacaattacaGCTACTTTTTAATCACTGCTAATAAAAatagcctgaatatgtgaccccccccccccccccccacacacacacacacacaggatgtccatataaggacgAAGGCATGAAGGGTTCAgggacagacatacagacagacgtCCTTTGCATTTTTAGATAAATAATTTTTTctgggtttgtgtgtttcacaggTTTTGAAAGATGTCATCATTCCATCATTCGTTCATTAGTATtaatttatgtgtattttttttcttcaaatatgtAGAGCAGAAATGTATCAGTGTGAAAGTTTCCCTCCCTCTCATGACTGCGAGTGTTGGCTCTCCCTCTTAAAAATGCTCTTTATTTGCCCGCCAACTCTTGACAGGGCCAGATGTCCCcaacattaatgtgtgtgtgtgtgtttgtcacaaaaCACCTGTGatggtgtgacacacacacacgcgctgacacacacacacacacacacccagcatTATGAGACACACTTGAAACAAGGCGATCAGAAATGACTTCACCACATTCACCACGTTCAAATGCACGTCAGGGTCAAAATTCACAAACTCTAACAAGCTTCTGTCGCTCATATTGAAAGCAAgtacagaagcacacacacagtcacacagccaccaaaaacaatacttcactgtgCAGtaagtgtatatataataatgtgataaagtCTAAAAAATTACGAAATACGTCAAAATTCTGAgctaaaaatatcaaaatttGATATATAATGTTGCTAAACATCAAAATTATGTTAGATTGGAAAGTTTAAAAGCTGATACAACTCAGATAAACGTCACAATTATGAAGATAAAAATGGACCTCACAcagatataaacacacacacacacttcaacaacCTCCTCTCACACACTGTGATTCATGGACCTCACGTTTCAttctccaaaacacacacacacacatgcattaacgcaaacaaacacaagcagactGAGTAATAATTTCCCTTGACCCTCCTTTGCATTCTCTATGTTTTGCTTTAGTCTTCTTTAAGGTTCCGTGTGGTTTATAATAATCCACTTCTATGCATCGCAGAGCAGTGATGAGgcgagaacacacacaaacaaaccacgGCAACACAACACTTCCCTATAAGTTAGTTTTCATGTATCCACTGCTGCACCTCATCCCCtcaacaatgataataatttaaAGTGTTCATATGCACACGTGGCACAGGACGGTGATTTGTTCTCACGCTCGTCGAGAGGCGAGAACCAAACAAAAAGAGGTCTAAATTATCACAAAAAGAGAGTTTGTGTGGTCGTAAGAGGCTCTTTACATTTGATATACTTCATATTATCTTCTTTAACATATGTAAtaacatacatgcacacacacacgtatgtttGCTGCTTCGTGTCACTGTTGGACAGACTTTtctcagccactcactctcactcacaccaaagtccatagagaaaatcagcgtttttagtcTGTGaagaaacaggagctgctggtccactgctgccccctgtggtcactttgtgtcactgaggtgaatctgaacaaaggattttaaatgccgaataatacaaaataagacatttgaacttcctgatggaggcagcagtggttcGACCacgcctgtgtgctgtgatgttaaaattgatgattttctcaatggagtttggtgaaGGAGAGCAAGCCAACACaaccttcagtttccagtcaaacaatgaggaaaaacatatttttaaagatAATGTCGACTTAATCTGGTGATTATTTTGATGAATTAGTTGCTGATGACTGGTGGAGATCTGCAGGCCTGCGTGTCTGCTGTAAGAGTGAAAGGAGGATCACTTTGCGTTGGAGCGTGTGAAACATGCCGAGGCGTCCTGGCTCATTAACAGAGGACGACAGAACGGACCCTTGAACAGACTCGGTGTCCGAGGAGAGATAATtcccctctgctgctgcagaactgGGGCAGACATTTCGGTCGGAGCTCTGAGTGAAGCCAAATCCAGACCCACGGGAAATCTCCTCACACAAAATGTACGAGAGACCATCGCTGCCGACTTCCTGATCAGAAAATAAGGAACGGatatatcattcattcattcattcattcatacatcaTTCACTTCATTCAAGTCATGATGATGTGCATCAACTCATGAGCCAAATAATCCaagaaaaaacaccaaacaccttTGCTACGATAGAAATGaactattcattcattcattcatggctCCTGCTTGGATTAACAGGGGCCTCAAACCTggggcccgtgggccacatgcggcccaccacttaatataatggaatcatataaaaaaaacaaaactaagaTTTAGTATcataaagaggtttttttttccttttattgtcaactaCTATCATTCATAACACATgcttttatttgaaattatgtaaaatacctgatttaaagtcagaattctgagattaaagtcagaattctgaggttaAACAAAGTagaactctgagattaaataaatagaatgCTGATATTAAATAAggtggaattctgagattaaataaagtagaaaactgagattaaagaaagtcagaatgCTGAGAtaaaagaaagtagaaaactgagattaaataaagtataattctgagattaaataaagtataattctgagattaaagtcgcaGGTAAACAGAGGCAGATGTGGTTTTTACTTTTACAGCAGAACGAgacatttacataaatatcAACCTCAATTCTTCCTTGCACAAAATTCACTTTTAACATTTGTCACTGCAAACGTGCAAACTCTGCATTACCGTAGTTACGCGGCAGTTTGAGATATCGGACATTTCcagtggtttctgaaagctgtggTTATTAAGGTAATTTCACAGGAAGTGggagaatcagcatctttgtcaccagagaggagagagttggaaacacGCCTGGATATAAGTTTCCATTTCttgtcctgtttttggacattgagacattattttaaatgtttcagttaatacactattttaacatgcaatgtattgtaaataactgccactTATTGAAAGTtgtaaaaatgggcaaaaaataACTCACTCACAGGACGTTTTTTGTCCCCTTTatagttatattatattatattatacaatattaaCTTAAATAAAGTGGAAAACTTTAATTAGTACTCACTGCTTTTCCAAAAGCACTTGGATTGAGAGACAGATGGGATTACGGGCGTGTCTTCTGAACCCCCTGAAAAATGACGTCCGGTGTGATGTCTCAACGTTTTGTTAGACATTTATAGTAGTGGTAGTGGAGGCGACGATTGGTTCCAAACGGCGTCGATGGCAGCGTGGGCGCACGGGGGGAGAGCGTGGGAATCCATAAACCACAAAACAATGAGCAGCGAGTCAGCGACACCGGAGGAAACTATGTTACCACACAGGTCACCGTGTGGCAATGAGTGGATTGGAAGCAGGTGTTCTCTCGCCACAGGTGAGCTGATCGCATACTGGAGGTGGAGAAAGGAGGAGATGTAGGCGGAGACCAGGCGGGGCATGACACGCCCCTAATAATGAATGCACATGAAGGGAACACTTGGCAAAGCaacttaaaaccaaaaaaatgataatatttGATGAGTGATTTCAGACGTGAAAGttaatcctttaacacctaagcctcaacattattacatatataagataatatatatatatgtgattgtggcagtggggcttggttagagcgacggctgctggaggaaaggaaggagtggctcagcctgtgatcagacagctggacagaatcaggtaattagtcagctatataagcatgtttgtaacctggttctgatctcttgcagtaggctgggtcctcacgcggacacacagagagagagagagagagagagagagagagagacggagagacccagagacacagagacacagagagtgagggcagcgcagcgcagcagagcgctgacatcacagccagccacagctgactgcttttggttttgtttggttaattgttttcagttgacaataaactggtatatttgctccctcaacgccgcctcctcgtccttcccgaaccccagtgagtgggaaaagctcacagtgGCACCTGAACAGGGACACATGGAAGGACAATCTCCGCTGTCGCTGGCCCTTCAGCACCTCGCTGCGATGCAGGAGAGCACCaccacgctgcagcagcagcagtcccagcTCCTCGCGGACATTGCGGCGTCACAGCGGGACGATCGTGCTCTCCTGCGGGAGCTGCTGCAACGCCCGGCTGCCCACGGCGCCGACCCGGAGCCCGGTCGAGGACGGTCTCCGGCCGTCGCCCTGCAGCGGATGACCGCGGAAGATGACCCGGAGGCATACCTGGACATCTTCGAGGGCACGGCGGAGGCGTGTGGGTGgccggaggaggagagagcgctTCGGCTTCTTCCCCTGCTCACCGGCGTGGCGCAGCTGGCCGCGCACAGCCTGCCGGCGGCCGCGCGCCACGACTACACACAGCTGAGGAGAGTCATCCTGGACCGGCTGCGCAGTACGTCGGAGGGACACCGGCGGCGGTTCAGGGGGCTCTCCTTTGAAGGAGCCGGGCGCCCCTTTGCATAcgcgcagcagctcctggacgcAGCGAGGCGCTGGCTCCAGCCGGGGACCCACTCCGCTGAGGACGTcgttggacaggtggcgctggagcAGTTCATCGCTGGGTTACCATCGTCCACAGCCAATTGGGTCCAGTGCCACCGCCCGGCCAACATCGAGGCAGCGATCGTCCTCGCGGAGGaccatctctctcttccccgGCGGAGCATGAGGGAGGAGACCAGGCCAGCGACGATCCCTGCCAGCCGTCCCACTCCAGCCCCGAGGAGGAGGTTCCCAGCGGCATCGGCTCCtgcaccacacccacacacacacacacacacacagccggagCATGCATCGCTCCGGTCGTCTAATTACCCTCTGCCGTCTTTCCCTCAGGGCCCAGCCTACGCGTCTGATCACCTGGCACCCCGGGGGGCTCCTCAGACGCCAGGGCAGGTGTGCTGGCGGTGTGGGCAGCCCGGCCACATCAGAGCGGAGTGCCCGCTCATGGAAGTGGGGCAAGTGGTTCGGGTTGCCGGGCCGCCGGCCCCCTCCCCCGGTTCGGAAGGGACGTACCGTATACCGGTATGTATACAAGGGGGTACACATCAAGCTCTGCTGGATTCTGGTTGTGAACAGACCATGATCCATCAGCGCTTGGTTCGACCGGGGGCATTGTTGGAGGCATcgtgggtgagggtgaggtgtgTGCATGGGGATATTCACGATTATCCGGTGGTGGCTctggaaatttattttaaagggaaaaaacatagaGTAAAGGCTGGAGTTAGTACTCGCCTCACGCACCCTCTAATTTTGGGGACAAATTGGCCGGGGTTTACGAGCTTAGCAGGGGAAACCATGAGGGTGCGGTCACGTAAGTCAGGGAAATGTGAGTTATGTGCTGTCCTTAGTGGTGAGGCGGAGGTGCCGCATCCCGACGctgctggggggggggcacagatgGCGCCCATGGAAGATTTTCCCCTAGCACAGTCTCGGGATGAGACCCTCCGCCACGCCTTTGACCAAGTGATGGAAATTGATGGTTGTCCGGTTCACCCTAACGCAGCACTCTCTCACCCCTACTTTGTTGTCGTTAAAGACCGTTTATACAGAGTGAGTCGTGACGCTCGAACAGGGGAAGAGCTCTCCCAGTTGTTAGTCCCAAAAAGCCGCCGAGAAACGATTTTCCAGGCGGCTCACCACAACCCCATGGCGGGTCACCTCGGATATGATAAGACACTGAACCGGATCATGGCCCGATTTTACTGGCCGGGCATTCGGGCGGATGTAAGTCGGTGGTGTGCATCCTGCCGCGAATGTCAATTAGTCAACCCTCCGGCCACCCCAAAAGCGCCCTTGCGCCCATTACCATTAATGGAGGTCCCTTTTGATAGACTTGCCATGGACCTCATCGGGCCATTAGACCGGAGCGCACGGGGATATCGCTTTGTATTAGTTCTAGTGGACTATGCAACGCGATATCCCGAGGCAGTACCCTTGCGCAACATCTCGGCAAAGAGTGTTGCACAGGCACTGTTTCAGGTCATCTCCCGAGTTGGGATCCCGaaagagatcctgactgaccagGGCACATCGTTTATGTCACGTACACTACGCGAGCTATACGAATTACTGGGCGTCCGCTCAATCCGGACTAGTGTGTACCATCCCCAGACTGATGGCCTGGTGGAGCGGTTTAACAAAACGCTAAAGAACATGATTCGTAAGTTCGTACACGAGGATAGTCGTAATTGGGATAAATGGTTGGACcctctgttgtttgcagtgcGGGAGGTGCCCCAGGCCTCCACGGGTTTTTCGCCCTTTGAACTCCTGTTCGGCAGGAAACCTCGGGGTGTCTTGGACCTGGTTAAGGAAAACTGGGAGGCGGGTCCAAGCACCAGTAAAAATGAGGTACAGCACGTACTGGACCTGCGAGCAAAACTCCATTCACTGGGTCAGTTATCACGGCAGAATTTGCTCCAGGCCCAGGAACGTCAACAGCGGCTGTACAACAGAGGGGCTAAACTTAGACAGTTTTCACCGGGAGATAAAGTGCTTCTATTGCTACCGTCGTCTAGCTCCAAATTACTCGCCAAGTGGCAAGGGCCCTTTGTGGTCACACGGCGAGTGGGGGATGTTGACTATGAGGTTGTGCGTTCTGACAGGGGTGGAGCAACACAGATTTACCACCTTAACCTCCTCAAAGCCTGGAGGGAGGTGGCGTCTGTTTCTCTGGCCACCACGGTGATTGAGAGAGATGAGCTGGGACCGGAGGTGACTAAATTAAACAGGTCGGCGCCGGTCCCCGTTGACGATCATCTCTCGCCGGGCCAGCACATAGAAACTTCCCCGGGTGTGACAGTGCGTTCACGACCCTATCGCCTGCCGGAACATAAGAGGAAAACTGTTCAGGCAGAACTTCAGGCTATGTTAGAGATGGGAGTAATAGAAGAGTCCAACAGTGACTGGTGTTGCCCCATTGTTCTTGTTCGCAAGTCTGATGGGTCAATACGGTTCTGTGTGGACTACCGTAGAGTCAACGAGGTGTCCAAATTCGATGCCTATCCAATGCCCCGGGTCGACGAACTCCTGGATCGGCTGGGCACGGCTCGCTTTTT of Solea solea chromosome 16, fSolSol10.1, whole genome shotgun sequence contains these proteins:
- the LOC131475234 gene encoding uncharacterized protein LOC131475234; translation: MEGQSPLSLALQHLAAMQESTTTLQQQQSQLLADIAASQRDDRALLRELLQRPAAHGADPEPGRGRSPAVALQRMTAEDDPEAYLDIFEGTAEACGWPEEERALRLLPLLTGVAQLAAHSLPAAARHDYTQLRRVILDRLRSTSEGHRRRFRGLSFEGAGRPFAYAQQLLDAARRWLQPGTHSAEDVVGQVALEQFIAGLPSSTANWVQCHRPANIEAAIVLAEDHLSLPRRSMREETRPATIPASRPTPAPRRRFPAASAPAPHPHTHTHTQPEHASLRSSNYPLPSFPQGPAYASDHLAPRGAPQTPGQVCWRCGQPGHIRAECPLMEVGQVVRVAGPPAPSPGSEGTYRIPTDASNSGLGAVLSQEVEGVDRPVLYISRKLAQREVSYSTVEKECLAIRWAVGALRYYLLGRPFTLWSDHAPLQWLHRMKDANTRITRWYLALQPFRFKVIHRPGNRMAVADFLSRSAEGGGSGLAAGGVPA